One window of the Shewanella maritima genome contains the following:
- the hypF gene encoding carbamoyltransferase HypF yields the protein MIKEQVNIFIKGIVQGVGFRPFVFRLADEFNLKGTVLNDHRGVSIVFQGEAALLNQCLVKLEQSPPPLARIDSIDTHYNCIDTEFDSFSIIESDKGDEQAVVALSADKSTCNDCLDEMRDPSNRHYLYPFTNCTNCGPRYSIINALPYDRHNTSMADFDMCAECAKAYKNPMDRRYHAQPVSCPNCGPKLTICELSYDAPSQTTRILNTVSDNIIEQTAKLLEQGKILAIKGLGGFHLVCDATQDKVVNLLRQRKQRPAKPLAVMVKDLTQAKLYATGTDAEWQLLQSAEKPIVVMDKYAPVTNDAQLSDAVAPLLSEAVAPKLSNTIAPGIDRIGLFLPYTPLHHLLMQTFGKPIVATSANRSGEPIICSADDIIDGLGHVVDAIVDHNRPIINACDDSVVQMVDDQLQVIRLARGYAPLTLPTGKVELANKAVLAVGGQQKNAVGFAFKHNLILSPHIGDLFSLEAQSYFDRSLATFKRLYDFKPTELVSDKHPEYAPSQWAQNYHQQTKTPVTKVQHHYGHVLAIMAANQSTQTVLGFSFDGTGLGDDLESGEGSSKCLWGSEVMLANTDSYQILAHFSEFKLIGGEQAIKQPVRILLALLFDVLPLEQIRALPIKAIQALSDNQLNNLYKLWQNPNHGIMCRSVGRLFDAMAVALNLIETNQFEGQAGMLIEAQATQAVLALDNIQSLSQRELASSYIQLESTQYSAVSTAISNEHDQIICWSSQQVFKQVVDALLTASANNDSSDSDDCNDNNELCQQTSASLCLQFINMLAAAVTQVSNEHKQLAHVFCGGVFQNKVLLKQCLQHCQQHQQQVLASQQVPVSDGGLALGQLWHAIHQ from the coding sequence CTTGCCGATGAGTTTAATCTCAAAGGCACTGTGCTCAATGATCATCGTGGCGTGTCGATTGTGTTTCAAGGTGAAGCCGCTTTGCTCAATCAGTGCCTAGTCAAACTCGAGCAAAGCCCGCCGCCGCTGGCACGCATCGACAGTATCGACACTCATTACAATTGCATCGACACTGAGTTTGACAGCTTTAGCATCATCGAAAGCGATAAGGGTGATGAACAAGCCGTTGTGGCATTGTCAGCCGACAAAAGTACTTGTAATGACTGTTTGGATGAAATGCGCGACCCAAGTAATCGCCATTACCTTTACCCGTTTACCAACTGCACCAATTGCGGCCCACGCTACAGCATTATCAATGCCCTGCCCTATGACAGACACAACACCTCAATGGCAGACTTTGATATGTGCGCTGAGTGCGCTAAAGCCTATAAGAATCCAATGGATCGCCGCTATCACGCTCAACCCGTGAGTTGCCCAAATTGCGGCCCTAAACTCACCATCTGTGAGCTTAGCTATGATGCGCCAAGCCAAACCACCCGAATCCTCAACACAGTAAGTGACAACATCATTGAGCAAACCGCTAAGTTACTTGAACAAGGAAAAATCCTGGCGATTAAAGGTTTAGGCGGATTTCATTTGGTGTGTGATGCCACCCAAGATAAAGTGGTTAATCTGTTGCGCCAGCGCAAACAACGCCCTGCAAAACCGCTGGCAGTGATGGTGAAAGATCTTACTCAAGCCAAGTTGTACGCCACAGGTACTGACGCAGAATGGCAACTACTGCAAAGCGCAGAAAAACCCATTGTAGTAATGGATAAGTACGCGCCAGTAACTAACGATGCTCAACTAAGCGACGCTGTGGCACCCTTGCTAAGCGAAGCTGTTGCACCCAAGTTAAGCAATACTATTGCGCCAGGCATCGACCGTATTGGTTTATTCTTACCTTACACGCCGCTACACCATCTATTGATGCAAACCTTTGGCAAACCAATTGTCGCCACTAGTGCTAACCGTAGCGGCGAGCCCATTATCTGCAGCGCTGACGACATCATTGACGGGCTTGGGCATGTGGTTGATGCCATTGTTGACCATAATCGCCCTATCATTAATGCCTGCGATGACAGCGTAGTGCAAATGGTGGATGACCAGCTTCAGGTTATTCGCCTCGCTCGGGGTTATGCACCGTTAACGCTTCCTACAGGTAAAGTAGAGCTTGCTAACAAAGCAGTGTTAGCCGTTGGCGGTCAGCAAAAAAACGCCGTGGGCTTTGCCTTTAAACACAATCTTATTTTGTCACCGCATATTGGTGATTTGTTCTCCCTTGAAGCCCAAAGTTATTTTGACCGCAGCCTAGCAACCTTTAAACGCTTATATGACTTCAAACCAACAGAGTTAGTAAGCGACAAACACCCTGAGTATGCCCCAAGCCAGTGGGCACAAAACTACCACCAGCAAACCAAAACACCCGTAACTAAGGTGCAACACCACTATGGTCATGTACTCGCAATAATGGCTGCCAACCAAAGCACACAAACAGTATTAGGTTTTAGCTTTGACGGCACAGGACTTGGCGACGACCTAGAGTCAGGCGAAGGCTCAAGCAAATGCCTTTGGGGCAGCGAAGTCATGCTCGCCAATACTGACTCATACCAAATACTGGCGCACTTTAGCGAATTTAAACTGATTGGTGGCGAGCAAGCGATCAAGCAGCCAGTGCGGATTCTATTAGCCTTGCTGTTCGATGTGCTGCCGTTAGAGCAAATTCGAGCGTTGCCGATCAAGGCAATTCAAGCGCTGTCAGACAACCAGCTAAACAACCTTTACAAACTGTGGCAAAACCCAAATCACGGCATTATGTGCCGCTCGGTTGGGCGACTATTCGATGCTATGGCAGTGGCGCTGAATTTGATTGAAACCAATCAATTTGAAGGCCAAGCAGGCATGTTAATTGAGGCGCAGGCCACACAAGCAGTTTTGGCTTTAGATAATATCCAAAGCCTTTCACAGCGGGAGCTAGCAAGCTCGTATATACAACTAGAGTCAACCCAATATTCTGCCGTTAGCACGGCTATCTCTAATGAGCATGATCAGATTATTTGTTGGAGCTCGCAGCAAGTGTTTAAGCAAGTGGTTGACGCGCTGTTAACCGCTAGTGCTAACAATGACAGTAGTGACAGCGATGACTGTAATGACAACAACGAGTTATGCCAACAAACGAGCGCCAGCCTTTGTCTGCAGTTCATTAATATGCTGGCAGCGGCTGTGACTCAAGTAAGTAATGAGCACAAACAACTCGCGCATGTATTTTGTGGCGGCGTATTTCAAAACAAGGTGCTCCTGAAACAATGTTTACAACATTGTCAGCAGCATCAACAACAAGTTTTAGCAAGTCAGCAAGTCCCCGTAAGTGATGGCGGACTTGCTTTAGGGCAGCTCTGGCATGCCATTCACCAGTAA
- a CDS encoding phosphotransferase: protein MALSQQQRQQILDLTQASSIADIQLIQNLWSGYGQLLRLSLNGGKYSSVIVKYIAIPESQLAAKPHPKGWNTELSHQRKVNSYQVEYAWYKEFAKLCSNESYLPQCLLAEKQSNNMLLVLEDLHTKGFDKVISQASHSHISACLYWLGQFHGHFLWQQSTADNPCINDKLWQQGGYWHLATRPDELAALADNKLKQAAHQMDALLSQCDYQTVVHGDAKLANFCFNQQGTQAAAVDFQYVGYGCGMKDVALFLSSVLTFDETDEQVENYLKLYFNSLRQAAKQHQGIELDALESSWRALFPVAWADFQRFIKGWSPQHVKINPFTERLTQQALTSLPKLMAENSERLGNR, encoded by the coding sequence ATGGCTTTATCACAACAGCAGCGCCAACAAATACTCGACCTCACCCAAGCAAGCAGTATCGCTGACATTCAACTCATCCAGAACCTGTGGAGCGGTTACGGACAATTACTGCGTCTAAGTTTAAACGGCGGTAAGTATTCAAGTGTTATCGTAAAGTACATTGCCATTCCCGAGTCACAGCTAGCTGCTAAACCTCACCCTAAAGGTTGGAATACCGAGCTGTCACACCAACGCAAGGTTAACTCTTACCAAGTGGAATACGCTTGGTACAAGGAGTTTGCCAAGCTGTGTAGCAATGAAAGTTACCTGCCTCAATGTCTGCTAGCTGAAAAACAAAGCAACAATATGTTGCTGGTATTAGAAGATTTACATACCAAAGGGTTCGATAAGGTCATCAGCCAAGCTAGCCACTCGCACATTTCAGCTTGCTTGTATTGGCTAGGGCAATTTCATGGACATTTTTTATGGCAACAGTCGACTGCCGACAACCCCTGCATTAACGATAAATTATGGCAACAAGGCGGTTACTGGCATCTCGCTACACGTCCGGATGAATTAGCGGCGCTCGCTGACAACAAGCTTAAACAAGCGGCACACCAAATGGATGCGCTATTGAGTCAATGTGACTATCAAACCGTTGTTCATGGTGACGCTAAACTGGCTAACTTTTGCTTCAATCAGCAAGGAACACAAGCTGCGGCAGTCGACTTTCAATACGTGGGTTATGGCTGCGGCATGAAGGATGTAGCGCTGTTTTTAAGTAGTGTGCTGACATTTGATGAAACCGATGAGCAAGTTGAAAACTACCTTAAGCTTTATTTCAACTCATTAAGACAAGCCGCCAAACAACATCAAGGCATCGAGCTAGATGCGCTTGAAAGTAGCTGGCGAGCACTATTCCCTGTCGCATGGGCTGACTTTCAACGTTTTATTAAGGGTTGGAGCCCGCAGCATGTGAAAATCAACCCGTTTACCGAGCGCTTAACTCAACAGGCATTAACCTCATTGCCCAAACTCATGGCTGAAAATAGCGAGCGACTAGGCAATAGATAA
- a CDS encoding S41 family peptidase — translation MFSPKLKFLPLALVTTLGLSACGGSDSDSIWVEGQFAPYQQFAQQCTSSDGINEKMWMRSWSNDTYLWYDEIIDRDPANFSVEDYFNVLITNELSESGNRKDNFHFSMPTDEWQQLNQSGASFGYGMNYSLRNASATTSRQVTVTFTDPSTPAATANVSRGAVLVEIDGVNVASAATQAEIDILNAGLFPTDNGKQTEFVVRDLGSSQLRTVNLTAQTVIATPVQNTKTIQTTSGKVGYLQFNTHIATAERGLYDAFTTLANEGVDDLVIDLRYNGGGLLAIASQMGYMVAGEQATTGKTFEQMRFNDKYPNSDPVTGATLEPTPFIPISLGYNEDLLGRGVALPSLNLDRVFVLTTDSTCSASEAFMNGLRGIDIEVIQIGDTTCGKPYGFYPTDNCDTTYFTIQFRGENQKGFGDYSDGFMPSMNPVISSQVQGCVVEDDLNHALGDSSEGLLSAALHYRANGSCPAVAQSKALAAPAAPFDDPGYILEDTRKQSLWRNNRILTDINGAQ, via the coding sequence ATGTTTAGCCCAAAACTAAAGTTTTTGCCGCTAGCTCTGGTAACAACACTTGGTTTATCTGCTTGTGGTGGCAGTGATTCAGATTCTATTTGGGTAGAAGGACAGTTCGCTCCATACCAACAATTTGCCCAGCAATGTACTTCATCCGATGGCATTAATGAAAAGATGTGGATGCGCTCTTGGAGTAATGATACCTACCTTTGGTACGACGAGATTATTGACCGCGATCCAGCTAACTTCAGCGTTGAGGATTACTTCAATGTGCTCATTACCAACGAACTTTCAGAATCAGGCAACCGTAAAGACAACTTCCACTTTTCTATGCCAACAGATGAATGGCAGCAGCTAAACCAATCTGGCGCTTCATTCGGTTATGGCATGAACTACAGCTTGCGTAACGCCAGTGCCACAACCAGCCGTCAGGTAACCGTAACCTTTACCGATCCTAGTACTCCTGCTGCTACTGCAAACGTTAGTCGCGGTGCTGTACTTGTTGAAATTGATGGCGTCAATGTGGCAAGCGCTGCGACCCAAGCTGAAATAGACATATTAAATGCCGGACTATTCCCAACCGACAACGGTAAACAGACTGAATTTGTTGTTCGCGACCTGGGGTCATCACAACTAAGAACGGTTAATCTTACTGCGCAAACTGTCATTGCCACACCAGTACAGAACACTAAAACCATTCAAACTACGTCAGGCAAAGTGGGTTACCTGCAATTTAATACTCATATCGCCACTGCTGAGCGCGGGCTATATGACGCTTTCACCACGCTAGCCAATGAGGGCGTTGATGACCTAGTGATTGACCTGCGTTACAACGGCGGCGGCTTACTAGCCATTGCAAGTCAAATGGGCTATATGGTCGCGGGCGAGCAAGCCACAACAGGCAAAACTTTTGAGCAAATGCGCTTTAATGACAAATACCCCAATAGCGATCCTGTCACCGGTGCAACACTTGAGCCTACGCCATTTATCCCTATTTCGTTAGGCTACAACGAAGACCTCTTAGGACGTGGTGTTGCACTACCTAGTCTAAATTTAGACAGAGTATTTGTACTGACTACTGACAGCACTTGCTCAGCGTCTGAAGCCTTTATGAACGGACTACGTGGTATCGACATTGAAGTGATTCAAATTGGGGACACTACCTGTGGTAAACCTTATGGTTTCTACCCAACCGACAACTGTGACACCACCTACTTCACTATTCAGTTTAGAGGTGAAAACCAAAAAGGCTTTGGCGACTACTCTGATGGCTTTATGCCATCAATGAACCCTGTCATTTCAAGCCAGGTTCAAGGTTGTGTGGTTGAAGATGACCTAAATCATGCGTTGGGCGACAGCAGTGAAGGGTTGTTAAGCGCTGCGCTACATTACCGCGCAAATGGCAGCTGCCCAGCGGTCGCACAATCTAAAGCTCTTGCTGCTCCTGCCGCGCCATTCGATGACCCTGGTTACATACTAGAAGACACGCGCAAACAAAGCCTGTGGCGCAATAACCGCATCTTAACGGATATCAATGGAGCGCAATGA
- a CDS encoding GGDEF domain-containing protein: MAWHSMGKQRFALFFFASFAISAVMWAINLAKPIFGQVSFYWSLVTSLSMIAVLLGTWGHKLRANTRLSPYVFIGLFIIGFSGTFYFSAIDRHAGLMMSWYLYVDVISLLLSSWIIYRHRVKPRPAEIGAAVIHLIFAICLAVAASIALAQGRQFDPELIALYSIVNFTALPAAYVGMSVFVLYMLASDLAEDMKSLAMTDPLTLCLNRRGFFEQAQQQIYQYHQRNQHVCLIYWDIDKFKSINDNYGHSAGDTVLITTTRRVQRHIKRHDLIGRLGGEEFVILIARAEYRDAVNVAERLRVLLAKRPVKSGKVKIPVTASFGVVDIPPSSPELENAINLADKAVYLAKEQGRNQVVFSQA, from the coding sequence ATGGCCTGGCACTCTATGGGCAAACAGCGTTTTGCATTATTCTTTTTTGCCTCATTTGCTATCTCAGCCGTCATGTGGGCCATCAACCTCGCCAAACCCATCTTTGGTCAGGTGAGTTTTTATTGGTCGCTCGTCACCAGCTTATCCATGATAGCCGTATTGCTCGGTACATGGGGACATAAGCTCAGAGCAAACACCAGGCTGTCACCCTATGTATTTATCGGGCTATTTATCATTGGGTTTAGCGGTACCTTTTACTTCAGTGCAATAGACCGTCATGCGGGCTTGATGATGTCCTGGTACTTGTATGTAGATGTGATTTCCTTGCTGCTCTCAAGTTGGATTATTTATCGTCATCGAGTCAAACCGCGCCCAGCTGAAATTGGTGCTGCAGTTATCCATCTAATATTTGCGATTTGTTTGGCTGTTGCAGCTTCTATTGCGCTCGCGCAAGGCAGGCAATTCGACCCTGAGCTAATTGCGTTATATTCCATAGTGAACTTTACTGCGCTGCCCGCCGCCTATGTGGGGATGTCCGTCTTTGTTTTGTATATGCTAGCGTCTGATCTTGCCGAAGATATGAAGTCACTGGCGATGACTGACCCTCTCACCCTATGCCTTAATCGCCGCGGTTTTTTCGAGCAGGCACAGCAGCAAATCTACCAATACCATCAACGCAATCAGCATGTATGCTTGATTTATTGGGATATAGATAAGTTCAAAAGCATTAACGACAACTATGGTCATAGCGCCGGTGACACCGTTCTCATCACCACTACGCGTCGAGTGCAGCGCCACATTAAACGTCATGACTTAATTGGGCGTTTGGGCGGCGAAGAGTTTGTCATCTTAATTGCCCGAGCTGAATACCGCGATGCGGTGAATGTTGCAGAAAGGCTGAGGGTGTTACTCGCCAAAAGACCGGTAAAAAGTGGCAAAGTTAAAATTCCAGTTACCGCCAGCTTTGGTGTTGTCGATATTCCGCCTAGCTCGCCCGAGTTAGAGAACGCCATCAACCTGGCTGATAAAGCCGTGTATTTAGCTAAAGAGCAAGGGCGAAACCAGGTGGTATTTAGTCAAGCTTAG
- a CDS encoding response regulator, with protein sequence MDQAKILIIDDDPVCAGLLLAILGDDYLVMSANSGEGAIEILNSMTPDLIFLDIAMPNINGYQVIKHIQQTTDTPPPVVVISSLAEASDKEFALKLGANGYLTKPIVPNEIQGILSHYL encoded by the coding sequence ATGGACCAAGCAAAAATTTTGATCATTGATGACGACCCAGTATGTGCGGGTCTACTGCTGGCAATTTTAGGTGATGACTACCTAGTAATGAGCGCTAACTCAGGTGAAGGCGCGATTGAGATCCTAAATTCAATGACTCCCGATCTCATCTTTCTTGATATCGCCATGCCAAACATTAACGGCTATCAGGTGATTAAACACATTCAGCAAACCACTGATACTCCGCCACCAGTTGTGGTGATAAGCTCGCTTGCAGAAGCGTCAGACAAAGAGTTTGCCCTTAAACTTGGCGCCAATGGCTACCTAACTAAACCTATCGTGCCAAACGAAATCCAAGGGATTCTAAGTCACTATCTATAA
- a CDS encoding SDR family NAD(P)-dependent oxidoreductase — protein MILITGASSGLGAAVAKQYAEQGHALLLTGRSQERLQKTLASCRLAAPEFADNNTCIQSLSCELSQDESVEQLIEKIHEMEADGQMLAKVIHCAGSGYFGELEKQQPQAIRELIDNNVTSSIMLLQQLVMHFKHKPIKLVVVMSTAALSGKAGETTYCAAKWAVRGFVESLRLELKGLPMKLIAVYPGGMDTGFWPTSGKHVDTSSFMSADEAATMLIQALPATEHGYVADLTIQRG, from the coding sequence ATGATATTAATTACTGGAGCCAGCAGCGGCCTAGGCGCGGCAGTTGCCAAGCAATATGCAGAGCAAGGCCATGCGTTATTGCTAACCGGGCGCAGCCAGGAGCGGTTGCAAAAAACACTGGCTAGCTGCAGATTAGCTGCACCAGAGTTTGCTGATAATAATACTTGTATTCAGTCGCTTAGCTGCGAGTTAAGTCAGGATGAATCAGTCGAGCAATTGATTGAGAAAATCCATGAAATGGAAGCCGACGGGCAGATGCTTGCAAAAGTTATTCATTGTGCTGGCAGTGGCTATTTTGGCGAGCTTGAAAAGCAGCAGCCACAAGCGATTCGTGAGCTGATTGATAACAATGTAACCTCTAGTATTATGTTGCTGCAGCAATTGGTGATGCACTTTAAGCACAAACCGATAAAGCTAGTGGTTGTGATGTCTACCGCAGCGTTGAGTGGTAAAGCGGGAGAAACCACTTATTGCGCGGCTAAATGGGCGGTTAGGGGCTTTGTTGAGTCGTTACGGTTGGAGCTTAAAGGCTTACCAATGAAGCTAATTGCAGTTTACCCTGGCGGCATGGATACAGGCTTTTGGCCAACAAGTGGTAAGCATGTCGATACATCAAGTTTTATGAGCGCAGATGAGGCCGCAACTATGCTGATTCAAGCGCTGCCGGCAACCGAACATGGCTATGTGGCCGATTTGACCATTCAGCGCGGTTAG
- a CDS encoding methyl-accepting chemotaxis protein, with the protein MFKSLSIKQKLFLLPMIIALALIGEATLVTYTLMQNESDTSIINIAGRQRMLTKKYSAEELFHAEYLDHKMPAPLAASHTVNLYETSLKALKYGGKTYSDLSMTKPIELPKVDYQPFLEQLKVVEGLWQEQLRVAQKLEHDFNLQTADEFLIANHKALGAMNKAVGLFAQHSRSKLDILIWESIILAVVISILCIGFALMIIRNITTTINLLVGISRKIGEGDLKQDPKLLDAINSNELGRLAQNIEIMRQSLQDTLGEIQLASSSINLSSTQVSDLSSQINAANHTERQRFEMIHSNSKSLDQSTIRLVEITSETLDMATQCNQLSTEASELVTKNIAMMKTTSDETEKATNFIQELSDTAEQVSGIVDSIRAISEQTNLLALNAAIEAARAGEQGRGFAVVADEVRGLAARTGDSTDEIAKLISQLTEGVKLVVNSMGEVSSRVEQSRNTSKQTAEGIIEVTERIQQVATAQQSIDEQVEQQKQQLDELKNTQIELEDIINESHKKSRTSTLVAKQLSKVCIDITEVIQKFSVDVTLNSTKKKDDCNRAHPRVKTGLHYELTQGDKHIQGLTDDISFGGTRLILPAGTHNLDENQTVTVDIDYLYQGNSKRMRIGGRIIHQHQPKTNKLLLHIDFDTPNASQTQALEEIYFEHQHSGEFKHG; encoded by the coding sequence ATGTTTAAATCTCTCAGTATTAAGCAGAAACTATTTTTACTGCCGATGATTATCGCCCTCGCCCTCATTGGCGAGGCGACTCTGGTGACTTACACCTTAATGCAGAACGAGTCTGACACCTCAATCATTAATATTGCGGGTCGTCAGCGTATGCTAACCAAAAAATACTCGGCTGAAGAACTATTCCACGCTGAATATCTCGACCATAAAATGCCAGCCCCGCTTGCGGCATCTCACACGGTCAACCTATATGAAACCTCTCTAAAAGCGCTTAAGTACGGCGGTAAAACTTACTCAGATCTATCCATGACCAAACCAATCGAGCTGCCTAAAGTAGACTATCAGCCATTTCTAGAACAATTAAAGGTGGTTGAGGGGTTATGGCAAGAACAGTTACGAGTCGCTCAAAAGCTTGAGCATGACTTTAACTTACAAACGGCCGATGAGTTTCTAATCGCCAACCACAAAGCGCTGGGCGCAATGAATAAAGCCGTTGGGCTATTTGCACAGCATTCGCGCAGTAAACTGGATATCTTAATCTGGGAAAGCATCATACTGGCCGTTGTGATCAGTATTTTGTGTATTGGGTTTGCCCTCATGATCATACGCAACATCACCACCACTATTAATTTGCTGGTTGGCATTAGTCGTAAGATTGGTGAGGGTGATTTAAAACAAGACCCAAAACTACTTGATGCCATCAACAGCAACGAACTTGGCCGACTGGCACAAAATATTGAGATCATGCGGCAATCTCTGCAAGACACGCTTGGTGAAATCCAGCTTGCTTCAAGTAGTATCAACCTTTCTTCAACCCAGGTATCTGATTTATCGTCACAAATTAACGCAGCCAATCATACGGAAAGGCAACGTTTTGAGATGATCCACAGCAACTCAAAATCACTAGATCAATCCACCATTAGGCTTGTTGAAATCACCTCAGAAACTCTGGATATGGCAACCCAATGCAATCAGTTATCAACCGAGGCATCTGAGCTAGTGACCAAAAACATCGCCATGATGAAAACCACCTCCGATGAAACCGAAAAAGCCACCAACTTTATTCAAGAGCTTAGTGACACGGCTGAGCAGGTCTCAGGTATTGTCGACTCGATTCGCGCCATTTCTGAACAAACCAACCTACTAGCACTTAACGCCGCCATTGAGGCTGCTCGAGCCGGTGAGCAAGGTCGGGGATTTGCTGTCGTCGCCGATGAAGTTCGCGGACTGGCTGCGCGAACGGGTGATTCTACCGATGAAATTGCCAAGTTGATTAGTCAACTTACAGAGGGCGTTAAGCTGGTAGTAAACAGCATGGGGGAAGTATCTAGCCGGGTTGAGCAAAGCCGTAACACCTCGAAACAAACAGCTGAAGGTATTATTGAGGTTACCGAGCGAATCCAACAAGTGGCCACCGCCCAGCAAAGTATTGACGAACAAGTAGAGCAACAAAAACAGCAACTCGATGAACTAAAAAACACCCAAATAGAACTTGAAGACATTATTAACGAAAGCCACAAAAAATCCCGCACTTCGACCCTTGTGGCGAAGCAGCTTTCAAAAGTCTGTATTGATATTACCGAGGTGATTCAAAAGTTCTCGGTGGACGTAACCTTGAACTCCACTAAGAAGAAAGATGACTGTAACCGCGCTCACCCAAGGGTTAAGACTGGCTTGCATTATGAATTAACTCAGGGTGATAAGCACATTCAGGGTTTAACCGATGACATCAGTTTTGGTGGTACGCGTTTAATACTACCTGCTGGTACTCATAACCTTGATGAAAACCAAACCGTCACAGTCGATATAGACTATCTATACCAAGGTAACAGCAAGCGTATGCGCATTGGTGGTCGTATCATTCACCAGCATCAGCCCAAAACTAACAAGCTATTGTTGCATATCGATTTCGATACCCCTAATGCCAGCCAAACACAAGCACTGGAAGAAATCTATTTCGAACATCAGCACAGCGGCGAGTTTAAACATGGCTAA